GCCACTGGCAGATGGATCTGAACTATACGCAAGACTTCAGCGTTTTCACTGACTACACCGTAAAGTTCAGTGCGGATATCTTCAACCTGTTCGATCGCCAGACTGGTTATAACCCGCAGCCTTCCGTGGATAGTGAGTTGTTCGGCGAGCCCCGCAGTCGTTGGAGCCCACGTCGTGTTCAGCTGTCTCTGGGTGTGGACTTTTAATCACAAGAATTTCAACGGAAAACTCTCCTAGATCGTACGTACTTGCCCCGGCTTTGCCGGGGCTTTTTTCTTTGTGCGCGTACTTTTATGAGGGTGTCATCTCCGCAACTATAAAATTATTAGTGATTATTTTTTTTGAATAATTTATTCGTATTCAGTGCCATTTTTGCTTTAGAATGGCATAAGTTTTAAGAGCAATAATGGATACTGGCTAGACATGATCTGCAAGTTGGGTGGAGCGGTGAAGTCGAAATTATTTTTCCGTACATGGGCGTTCAGCGCGCTTGGTCTGGTTCTCGTTGCCTGTGGTGAGCCGCACGATACACACTCTGTGGAACCTCAGAAAGCAAATGCATCGGTTCCCCACTCTTTTACCTCCGTCAAGTTCGAGACAGACGTTCCGCACTTACAGGAGCGTATGTTGCAGCCTGAATTCTGGCAGCGCCGTCTGATTAATGATGCCGCACGCTTGAGAGCCGAAGAAATTCAGACCCTGAACGCAAAAAACCTGGGAAGCGGTCCCTATCTCAACAACCTCGATCAGTTCCCCAGCGATGTTTCCGGGGACCGCGTGATTGATATGATCAATCAGGTGAGCCGGCCCGCGTCTTCACCGCGTTATCGCGTTGATGGCTCGCTGTTTACTGAGATGGACTACGCGCAGCTGGATGCTGCTGTCCAGCGTTCCGCGGTGCCTGAGCAGGTCAAGGTTCGCTGGGGTGTGGTAGTAGAGCGCGCAAGTATGCGCAGCTATCCCACAGATACTCGGGTTTTGAAAAGCGCGGGCGACATGGATCTCGATCGCTTCCAGGAAACCGGCGTGTTCCCTGGTCAGCGCCTGGCGATTTTGCACGAAAGTGCCGATGGCGAATGGTGGTTTGCGGTGAACTATCACTATGCCGCCTGGCTGCCCAAACAAACGGTGGCCGTTGGTGAGCGCAGTGTGATTGATCGGTGGCAAAAGCAGTCGCCCCGTTTGACTGTGACTGGCGCCCAGGTGAGAACCAATTACAACCCGGTGGATCCGCGCACTTCTGAGGTTGTGCTGGACATGGGGGTATCTTTGCCACTGTTAAGCGCGGCGGATGTGGGGCATAACGTAAATGGCCAGAACCCGCACGCCAGTTACATCGTTGCCTTGCCGGTGCGCGATGCGCAGGGTGCGCTGGCTTTTGAGCCCACGCTGATCGGTCGCGCTCAGGATGTTACGCCGGGGTTGCTTGAGTACCGGCCGTCGTTGGTGCTGCAGCAGGCGTTCAAATTTCTTGGCGAGCGCTACGGGTGGGGTCACGACTACAACGGGCGTGACTGTACCGGCTTCGTGGGCGAGGTGTACAAGTCCTTTGGCATCCTGATGCCGCGCAATTCGGGCCAGCAGGGTAAAAGTGACTTTGCGCCGACCAAGCGATTTGGGCCGGAGGATCATGCTGCGCGCGCCGAGGCCATTGCTGCACTACGTGTCGGGGATCTGATTTATATCCCCGGCCACGTCATGATGTATATCGGCCAGGTGGATGGTGAGCCCTATGTGATCCATGATGTCACAGGGCTGAGCTACTACCAGACCGATGAAACCATGTATCGGGGTACGCTTTCCGGCGTTTCCATTACCCCGTTGAGTCCGATGCGGCTCAGTGAAGAAAAAAGCTATGTCGATGGCATCTATGCCATAAAAACCATTATCTGATTGGTGCCGCCATGAAAATCGTAGACGTAAAGCTGGGTATGTTGCGGGTTCCCCTGGTAACCCCGTTCAAGACTGCATTGAGAACTGTGGATGCGGTAGAGGATGTGGTGGTCATGCTCGAGACCGATACCGGGCATATAGGTTATGGCAATGCTCCTGCAACGGCCGTGATTACCGGTGATACCCACGGCTCTGTAATTGAAGCCGTGCGCACGGTATTTACGCCTCTGCTGCTGGAGCGCGATGTGGCGGACCTCAACCGCCTTACGCGCCAGATTCAGGGGGCGATGATCAACAATACCAGCGCCAAGGCCGCGGTGGAGATTGCGCTGTTTGACCTGTTTGCGCAGAGTTATAAAACACCGCTCTACCGCATTCTGGGTGGTGGAGAAAATAGCCTCACCACCGACATCACTATCAGTGTCGACTATATCGAAAAGATGGTCGCCGACGCGGAAAGTGCGGTGGATCGCGGTTTTGAGATCCTGAAACTCAAGGTGGGCAAGGATATCGGGCTGGATATCGAGCGCATCCGCGCAGTGTACGCCGCAGTAAAGGGGCGCGCGCTGTTGCGCCTGGATGCGAATCAGGGTTGGAGTCCCAAACAGGCGGTGCTTGCCATTCGTGGCCTGGAAGAGGCGGGTGTACTGCTGGAGCTCGTAGAGCAGCCGGTGAAGGCCAATAATCTCGAGGGCATGCGCTATATCGCGGAGCGCGTCCGAACGCCGATCATGGCGGACGAGAGCGTGTTCGGGCCGCAGGAGGTGATGAAGGTGATCGACCAGCGCGCGGCGGACATCATTAACATCAAGTTGATGAAAACCGGCGGTATCTCGAATGCGCTGAAGATTGCCGATATCGCAGAGCTGCACGACGTGGAGTGCATGGTTGGCTGTATGCTGGAAACCAGTATTGGTGTTTCAGCGGCGGCGCATGTGGCGGCAGCGAAGGCGCCGGTGGTGTCTAAACTGGATCTGGATGTACCGTCGCTGTGTAAATTCGACCCGATAGTCGGTGGCGCTTCCTACAAGGATGCGGATATCATTCTGAACGAAACCCCGGGCCTCGGTATTGAAAAGATCGAAGGCCTGCAGCTGCTGGCCTGAGGGCCGGCGTGAAGCGGAGTGATAGTACACCCCATGACCTGTCTTTTGAAAATGCGCGCCATGCGCGATCAGATGTCGGTGAACGAGCGCAAGCTCGCGGACTTTATTCTGGAAAACACGCAATTACTGCGCGATTACTCTTCATCCCAGTTGGCGGATGCGGTGGGGGTCAGTCAGTCCAGCGTGGTCAAGTTCTCGCAAAAGCTAGGGTATCGTGGCTATCCCAGTCTGAAGCTCGCCGTTTACGAATCCTATGCGGGCGCCGGTATCGCGGCAGTTGAGGAAAAATCCCGGCACTTTGCCCAGTCCGATAGCGTGCTCAGTACCCTGGGGCAAAAAAAACTCGAGGTACTGGAGAACACGGTCAGTATCAACGAATCGGAGCAGTTGGCGGCTGCAATCAGTGCAATCCGCGAGGCGCGCTGTATTCAGATATCCGCTTGCTCCGGCTCGGTTTCGGTTGCGCGGTATCTCACGCACCAGCTTCTGGAGCTCGGCTGCTGGGCGGTATTTGACGAGGGTGGGCCGTTGCAGAATCGCATCGCGGACTCTCTGCGCGATGAGGATCTACTGTGTATTCTGTGCGATTTCGGCGGTGAAGAGTCTCTGGTCGAGGTGGCGAACCGGGCGCGGGAGCATGGGGTGAAGGTGCTGAGCCTTACCCGGTACAACTATAACGCCGCCAGTATCCATTCCGATATTCGCCTGTACGTAGTGCCCTCGGAGGACGAGGAGGCGCTACAGCGCTTGCTGTTCCGGTCTGCACAGTTGCATGTGATTGAAGCGCTTGTCAGTGGGTTGCTTGAAGGGGCGAAGTAACCGACCGCAAACAGGCCCGCGTCCGAATCTCGATTTTTTTGAAGGCCGCCGGATCAGTATCCGGCGGCCTTAATTTTTGCGGTGAATAGTCGTCGCTAAGGGACGGCCGTTACTGGCCGGCTGTCTGTAACTTTTTGTTCTCTGCGGCTACCGGCTGCCACTGCATCTTGTAATCCCACTGATCAAAATACAGGTTGCCACCACGCCACTCGACCTCGCCGCGTTGGCTGTCGACGGTTTCCGAGCGGAAATGCTGTTTTGTCGGGGTGAAAGGGCGGCTGTAGTCGGTGTTGAAGATCAGCCGGTAGCTATCCAGGCCACCCAGGTAGAACCAGCGCTCGGCCTCTGATGCGCTTTCCAGTACACCGTGGGTGACATCCATCGGCATCCAGCCGTACGGGGCCAGATAAAACTCCCCCCAGTCGTGCATGGTGTCAAAGGACTCCGGTGAAAATTCCCAGCCGGATTGCCAGCGCGCGGGAATGCCGTTCATGCGCATCAGGGTGATCAGCAACAGGGTTTGCTGGCCGCAGTCGGCATGGCCTGCGTGAGCAGCATACTGACTGATATTGCGGATGGTGGAGTACTCGCGTGCGCCCGCCCAGGGGATCTGATCCACATGGGTAAACAGCTTCTGCGCGATGCGGTAGGGGTTGGTTTCGTCGCCCACGATACGCTGGGACAGGGCGCGTAACTCGGGGGTGAACTGTATGTGTGGGGCGCGCTCTTCTAAAAAAGCGCTGAGAGCCTGCCCATCCATCGGCTCGGTCTTGGCCGGATCAATAGAAAAATAGCGGGACAAGCTGTCAAACGCGTACTCCACGGAAAACTCGGTGGGCACTCCGGCGCGCGCGGTTTTCTCAAAATAAATGGTGCGTTGGGGAGTGTCTGCGGGTGCCAGCTGGTGTTCGGCGGGGGTGCTGTTGAGCAGGGTAATGTTTTCTTGCCTTCCGGGGAGTTCCTTGGGGAAGGGAATCCAGGCGCGCACAGTTTCTCCGTCCGGTACCGCGTCGGCATCGACCGTGAGGGAATAGGTGATGGCCAGTCGCTGGCGCAGTGGCGCTTCGCCACCGGTGTGCGCTTCGATCACGGCGCTGTGGTGTGGGTGCAGGCGGTAGAGCGGCGCCCGGTCGGTGAAGCGCCGGTAGTCCGCGGTGCGTGCGGCGGCTTCATCGGAGATATGCACCAGGTTGTAGGCGGCCTTGTTGAAGTAGCGTTGCTCACCATTGATGATTTTGTATTCCAGAAGGCCCGCTGTATTCCAGCGCGATAGGTCTTCCTCGGTGGCGTCGGGAATATAGCGGCGGATGGAGGTGAGTAGCTGCTCCGGGGGGATGGTGAATTCCATTTCGATCCGGCGCATGCGCTCGGCTTCAAAGGCCAGCGTCGAGTTGTCGGGATGATCCGGTTCCTTTTGCTGCATCGCGCTGATTTCCAGTTTCGCCGTCTCGTAGTGCCCTTTGTCGATTTGTGCCTGTAATTCCACCAGAGCATTCGGCGCTGCAATTAGTGTCGAGGAAGGCAGAATGGCCGTCGCGAGGATGGCGGCGTAAAGGCACGAGCGGCGTCCGGCGCTTGTGTCAGGGGGGGATTGTCGGCTCACGGTCCACTCCTTTGTAGGCAGTTTGAGAGGCAGTTTGATCGGCACGCTTCTGTCGCTCCAGCTCCCCTGGGGGAGTAAGCAAGTGCGCGGAATAATTTATTATTTACTTAAATTTCTATGGTTGATAAATTATTCTGGTGCGCGCGCGGCGTCAAGTCCGCTTCCAGTAATCCGCGCCCTTAAACGGAGACCCTGGCTCTATGAACCGATTTTTCGCATCCGCTACTTTTGTTTGTGTTTTCGCCTTCGCCCTGCTCGCCGGGTGCCAGCGGGAACCCCTGAGCCACAGCGATGCGAAGACTTACGTGGAGCGCGTACTGCGGGAAGAACAGGTGCCCGGCGCCGCGGTGGCGATCTGGCATCAAGGCGAGCCGCTACTGGTGCGCGGCTTCGGGGTTACCAATGTGGAGAGCCCGAAAGCCGTCGACGGCGATACCCTGTTCAAGTTGGCGTCCACCACCAAGGCGTTTACCACTGCCGCACTGGGCTTGCTGGTAGAAGAGGGCAAGCTGGAGTGGGATGGGCGTGTGGTGGACTATCTGCCGAATTTTCGCCTTGGCGATTCGTGGATCAGCAACGAATTCCGTGTTGTGGACCTGCTTACCCACCGCTCCGGTCTCGGCCCCGGTGCCGGCGATCTGATGCTGTGGCCCCAGCCAAACACCTATACCCGCATGGATGTGATGAATGGGCTGGCGCACCTGCCGGTTACTCGCAGTTTTCGTGCGGACTACGCCTATGACAACCTGCTCTACATTGTCGCCGGGGAACTGATCGCCGAACTTTCAGGGTTGTCTTACGAAGATTTTGTGCAACAACGCCTGCTGGCACCCATGGGGCTGCAAAATTGCTATGCGGGTCCTGTGCCGAGTGATGCCCGCGACAACCTGGCCGATCCGCACCGGCTCGAGGACGCCGGTCTGGTGGTGGATACCCCCAATCTTGCGGGCCACGAGCCCATTGTGCTGGCTGCGGCCGGCGGGATGCACTGTAGTGCCGGCGACATGCTGACCTGGCTGCGCGTATTGCTGAATGGCGGCGTGCTGGCTAACGGTGAACGGCTGTTCAGCGAGCAGACCCGCGATCGTTTGTGGCGTCCGGAAACCCTGATGCCCTTTTCCAGCGAACGCGCCGCACGCGATGGCGGACACTTTTATGCCTATGCCCTTGGATGGCGGGTGCAGGACATGCACGGCAAAAAAGTGATCCATCACACCGGCTCCCTGTCCGGCATGTATGCCTGGGCGGCGGTGGTACCGGAAGAGGACCTTGCACTGGTGGTGTTGATGAACCGCAGCGCCGGCGCGGCACGCCAGGCGCTGATTTATGGGCTACTCAAGCCCTATCTGGGAGCGCCGGAGCGGGATTGGCTGGCGTACTTCCAGGATTTATATGGCACGCCGGCGGAGGCGGTTGAGCCGGAAGAGCTGACCGCCCCGGTGGGTTTTACCCAGGTGCCTGATACAGAATTGACCGGGCTCTACCGGGATCCCTGGTTTGGTGATATCCGGATATTCTGGGAGAGCGGCACATTGCGCTGGCGCGCGCTCAAGTCACCGCGACTGACGGGCACCCTGACGTCCGCCAGTGAAGGTGTCTGGGCGCTGCACTGGGATGATCGCAGTCTGAATGCGGATGCGTGGATGATCGCGGATCGCAGTGAAACCGGGGCACTGTTGCTCACCATGCAGGCGAAGTCCCGCGGTACAGATTTCAGTTACGATTTTCATGATCTGCGCTTTGAAAAAGTCCAGCGGGGCAGCCGGGTAGAAGCGGCCGCTGGCCACTAGCGAGCGACGGGCAGAAAAACAGTTTATTTATCGACTTAATTTTCAGGAGTAGTCATGCAGCGGCGTACCTTGATCCAGTCCATGATGTCAGCACCCCTGTTGGGGGCGGCCGCGGCCAGTGTAGCCAGAGACAGTGGCCCATTGGCGTCCGCCGGCTACAGCAGCGGCGATTCCAGCCAGAAGGGTGCGGGTCTACTGCGTCCCAAGCGGCTCGAGGCGGGCATGACCGTGGGGCTGGTCACGCCGGCGAGTAATGCCTGGGAGGACGAGGATATTCGTTTCGCCGGCGATGTGGTGCGCTCATTGGGGTTTGAAGTGAAGGAGGGCAAGCACCTGTATCGCCGCACCCAATACCTTGCGGGCCCGGACTCTGCCCGTGCCGAAGATTTCAACGAGATGTTTGCCGACAGCAACGTGGATGCCGTCTTCTGCCTGCGCGGCGGCTATGGTACGCCACGCATCCTGCCCATGCTCGACTACGGGTTGATTCGCAACAATCCCAAAGTATTACTCGGCTACAGCGACATAACCGCGCTGTTGAATGCGATCTATCACAGAAGTGGGGTGATGACCTTCCACGGTCCGATCGCTGCGCAGAATTTCACCGATTACACCCTGGCCGAATATCAAAAGGTACTGGTACACGGTGAGCGGCCGATACCCCTGGGCGCGCCGCCACCCTTTGACTCGGCCCCGGGCCGGGTCGAAAACCGCAATCGCATCACCCGTTTCGCCGGTGGCCGCGCACGGGGACGCTTGATTGGCGGTAACCTGTCTCTGATGACGAGTCTGGTCGGTACGCCCTTCGAGCCCGATTATCGCGGCAAAATTTTGTTTCTGGAAGACGTCAGCGAGGCACCGTACCGGGTGGATCGTATGCTCACCCAGCTCTGGCTCGCGGGAAAACTACAGCAGGTCGCAGGCATCGCTTTTGGCAAGTTCACGGATGCGGAAACCAGTGGCAATACCTTCAGCATGGAGCACGTATTACGCGAGCGCACCGCCAGTCTTGGCGTACCAGTCGTGCGCGGCCTGATGATTGGGCACGTGGAAGACCAGACCACGGTGCCGGTGGGGGCCATGGCAGAGCTGGACGGCGATGCCGGCACGCTGGTGTTGCGGGACTCGGTTGTCAGCTAATCGTGGGCTGCAGACTAAAAATTGGTGGCAGGTATCGGCCGCAGCGATAACTGCCACCAGTCTTCATCGGCAGCCAGATGTTAGTATGCATTTTGCCGCCCCGGTCGAATGCACATCGGCTTTAAAAATATAACAATAGCTTTACATCCTATGACAGAACTTTCCTGGCTTACTCTTTTGCCGCCTTTTATTGCGATAGGCTTGGCTCTGCTCACCCGACAGGTTTACCTGGCCCTGTTTGCCGGAATCTGGCTTGGTTTTTTCCTGCTCAATCACGACGGTTTCTTCGCTTCGCTGGCGCAGGCACTGGATGGGGTGCTGGCGGTTCTGGCCAATCCCGGCGATGCGCGTGTAGTGATGTTCACACTGGTGATCGGTGCTTTCATTATTACTCTGGAGCGCAGCGGCGCGGTCAGCGGTTTTGTACGATTTCTGGAACGCAGTCGCTGGGTTACCAACGGCAAGCGCGCGCAGTGGATGGCGTGGCTGGTGGGCATCGTCATCTTTATCGAGTCGAATATCACTGTGCTGGTGGCGGGCACCGTTTCGCGCCCGTTGTTCGATCGCTTCCGGATTGCCAGGGAGAAGCTCGCGTACATCATCGATTCCACGTCAGCGCCGGTATGCATGTTGATTCCATTGAACGCTTGGGGTGCATTTAACCTCGGGCTGCTGGATGGGCTCGGTGTGGAGGATCCGCTGAAAGTACTGCTGGCGAGTATCCCGCTGAACCTGTACGCCATTGCTGCGGTCGCGCTTACGGCCTACACGATTTCCCGAAACTATAATCCGGGCCCGATGGCGGATGTGCAGGCGCGCACCAGTGGTGGTGATCTGGATGGTATCGACATCAGCGAAAGTATCGGTGAGAAAAGCCATATCAAACCGCGGGCCATTAATATGTTTTTGCCCGTTCTGGTATTGATTATGGCGATGCCCCTCAGCCTGTGGGTCACCGGCGATGGCAAAATATTCGAGGGCTCTGGGTCGACTTCCGTACTCTGGGCGTCTCTGGCTGCTCTCACCACCGTTTCGGTGATGGTGTTGTTGCAGCGCAGTATGTCGCTGGACGAGCTCAGCCACACCTGGATGGAGGGCGCCGGGCGTATGCTGCCGTTGGCCATTATTCTGGTGTTGGCGCTCGCTCTGGGTGCGATCTCCAAGACTCTCGGCACTGGCCAGTATGTTGCCGGGATAGTGGGGGATACGATTCCACTGGCATTGTTGCCGGTGGTTATTTTTCTCGTATCTGGCGTGATTGCTTTTTCTGTGGGCTCTAGCTGGGGAACCTTCTCCATCATGTTGCCCATCGCCATTCCCGTAGCCAGCGCACTGGGTGCGGAGCCGGCACTATTCGTCGCCGCGGTACTGTCCGGTGGCATCTTTGGCGATCACAGTTCGCCCATTTCCGACACCACCATCGTGTCATCCCTGGCGGCCGGCACCGAGCATATCGAGCATGTGCGCACACAGATACCCTACGCACTGCGCGCCGGTGCCGTGAGTGCGGTGGGTTTTGTTGTGCTCGGTTATGTAATGCTCTAGCACGGTACAGGAAGACATTTAGATGAATGACAGGGGTTTTAAACAGGGTAAAGTGAAATGACAAAAAGCCCTTGTGAAGTGGTGCTGTTAACTGGCGATGGTGTATTTGCCAGCCGCTGGATCGAAGAACTGACGCCGCTCGCCGAACACGATACGGATGCGCCCATCGCGCTGGCATTTACATATGCCAGCGAAGGCGGATTGGAGTCTGCTCTGGCACGGGGTGCCGTACAGGTTCTGGTGGTGGACGATCAGGGGCTTGATGAAGACGGTGTGTCCACGATCCTGGCCCGGGTGCGGGCGCAGCGTGCAGAGATTGACTGTGTACTGCTTACCGGCGCCGACGAAGCCTCGGGAACTGGTTTTGAATGCGTGATCTCCCGGGGCGAGTCCAATTACGGGGTGGTGTACCGCACCCTGCGGCGAATTCTGTTGGAGCGTATTGCAACGCCCTTCGCCGATGCACTGCGGGAATATGTGTACGCGGCGCGCGACTCCTGGCATACGCCCGGACACTCCAGTGGCGATAGTCTCAGCACCAGCCCGTGGATCGCCGACTTTTATCGCTTTATGGGCGAGCATATCTTCAATACCGATCTCTCGGTAAGTGTGAAAATGCTGGACTCTTTGATGGACCCCATCAGTGTGATTCGCCAGGCCCAGCAACTCACTGCCAAGACATTTGGTGCGCACCAGAGTTACTTTGTTACCAATGGCACCTCTACCTCGAACAAGATTGTGCTGCAGCACCTGCTGCGCCATGGCGATCGGGTGATCGTAGACCGCAACTGCCACAAGTCTGTACACCATGCCATGATCATGAGCGGTGCGCTGCCGGTGTATCTGGAGTCTGCGGTCAACCAACACTTTGGCATCTACGGCCCGGTGCCGCAGCGGGAAATCTTCCGTGCCATTGATGCCAATCCTGGTGCTCGTCTGCTGGTGCTCACGTCATGTACTTATGATGGTCTGCGCTACGATCTGCGCCCAATTATCGACTACGCACACGCTGCCGGGTTGTACGTCCTGATCGACGAAGCCTGGTATGCCCACGGTCGCTTTCACCCGGCCCTGCGCCCAACTGCACTGGAATGTGGGGCGGATTTTGTTACCCAGTCGACGCATAAGATGCTCTCGGCCTTTTCGCAGGCGAGCATGATTCATGTGGGCGATTTCTCGTGGCAATCGTCGGGTGATGGTGAGGCCCACGATGCATTTGATGCGGCCGGTTTCCGCGAAGACATCAATATGCACACCTCTACCAGCCCCCAGTACGGCATGATCGCGAGTCTCGATGTGGCGCGTAAGCAGATGAGCATTGAGGGTTATGAGGTGCTGGATCGCACTCTGGGATTTGCCGAGGAAATACGTCAGTTTGTCGATCAGAATACGGTTTTTCGCAGTCTGAATGCAGAAGACTTGTGTGGCCAAGCGCTGGCCAACGACGGCATTCGCCTCGACCCCACAAAAGTCACCATTGATGTAGGGCAGGCGGGCGTCAGCGCACCGCACGCACAGGCCTTGTTATTTTCCGATTTCGGTATTCAGGTGGAGAAGAACACCCACAATACGCTGTCGTTTCTGGTCACCATTGGCACCACCGAGAGCAAGGTATTGCGTCTTAAGCAGGCTCTGCGCAAGCTGTCAGACGGCGCATATCGTATCCGGGTACGCCGGGTTGCCGCCGCTGGCAATGAGGAAGAGCCAGTGCGCGGGCAGGGCCTGCCTAACCTGAGTGCAATTGTTGTTCTGCCACGCACGGCGTACTTTGCCCGGGGCGAAAAACTGGCCTGGGAAGGGGATGGGCGCGCTGAGCTGATTGGCCGTATTGCCTGTGATGAGGTGGTGCCCTATCCACCGGGTATTCCCCTCCTGGTGCCTGGCCAGAAAATTACCCAAAGAATTCTCGATGCCATTATCGCTTTTACCAGTGAACGTGCCGATCTGGAAATGCACGGCTTGCGCCGTGAGGGCGGCTTACCGGCAATACGCGTATTGACGGAAAGCGAGACCGCTTTGGCGATGAAAGAGTACGAGGAACTGTTCACTCAGGAAAGTACCGAGGCGTCGTCCGGACTTGTGGTGTCAAAGGCTGTGGTATCAACGGTTGATACAGCGCGGGAGGTCGTGTGAAGAAAGAATGGAAGCAGGGTGCGCTATTTGCTCTCGTCGGCGCACTGGTGATAGG
This Microbulbifer sp. Q7 DNA region includes the following protein-coding sequences:
- a CDS encoding NlpC/P60 family protein — its product is MLQPEFWQRRLINDAARLRAEEIQTLNAKNLGSGPYLNNLDQFPSDVSGDRVIDMINQVSRPASSPRYRVDGSLFTEMDYAQLDAAVQRSAVPEQVKVRWGVVVERASMRSYPTDTRVLKSAGDMDLDRFQETGVFPGQRLAILHESADGEWWFAVNYHYAAWLPKQTVAVGERSVIDRWQKQSPRLTVTGAQVRTNYNPVDPRTSEVVLDMGVSLPLLSAADVGHNVNGQNPHASYIVALPVRDAQGALAFEPTLIGRAQDVTPGLLEYRPSLVLQQAFKFLGERYGWGHDYNGRDCTGFVGEVYKSFGILMPRNSGQQGKSDFAPTKRFGPEDHAARAEAIAALRVGDLIYIPGHVMMYIGQVDGEPYVIHDVTGLSYYQTDETMYRGTLSGVSITPLSPMRLSEEKSYVDGIYAIKTII
- a CDS encoding dipeptide epimerase, which codes for MKIVDVKLGMLRVPLVTPFKTALRTVDAVEDVVVMLETDTGHIGYGNAPATAVITGDTHGSVIEAVRTVFTPLLLERDVADLNRLTRQIQGAMINNTSAKAAVEIALFDLFAQSYKTPLYRILGGGENSLTTDITISVDYIEKMVADAESAVDRGFEILKLKVGKDIGLDIERIRAVYAAVKGRALLRLDANQGWSPKQAVLAIRGLEEAGVLLELVEQPVKANNLEGMRYIAERVRTPIMADESVFGPQEVMKVIDQRAADIINIKLMKTGGISNALKIADIAELHDVECMVGCMLETSIGVSAAAHVAAAKAPVVSKLDLDVPSLCKFDPIVGGASYKDADIILNETPGLGIEKIEGLQLLA
- a CDS encoding MurR/RpiR family transcriptional regulator, with product MTCLLKMRAMRDQMSVNERKLADFILENTQLLRDYSSSQLADAVGVSQSSVVKFSQKLGYRGYPSLKLAVYESYAGAGIAAVEEKSRHFAQSDSVLSTLGQKKLEVLENTVSINESEQLAAAISAIREARCIQISACSGSVSVARYLTHQLLELGCWAVFDEGGPLQNRIADSLRDEDLLCILCDFGGEESLVEVANRAREHGVKVLSLTRYNYNAASIHSDIRLYVVPSEDEEALQRLLFRSAQLHVIEALVSGLLEGAK
- a CDS encoding transglutaminase-like domain-containing protein; amino-acid sequence: MSRQSPPDTSAGRRSCLYAAILATAILPSSTLIAAPNALVELQAQIDKGHYETAKLEISAMQQKEPDHPDNSTLAFEAERMRRIEMEFTIPPEQLLTSIRRYIPDATEEDLSRWNTAGLLEYKIINGEQRYFNKAAYNLVHISDEAAARTADYRRFTDRAPLYRLHPHHSAVIEAHTGGEAPLRQRLAITYSLTVDADAVPDGETVRAWIPFPKELPGRQENITLLNSTPAEHQLAPADTPQRTIYFEKTARAGVPTEFSVEYAFDSLSRYFSIDPAKTEPMDGQALSAFLEERAPHIQFTPELRALSQRIVGDETNPYRIAQKLFTHVDQIPWAGAREYSTIRNISQYAAHAGHADCGQQTLLLITLMRMNGIPARWQSGWEFSPESFDTMHDWGEFYLAPYGWMPMDVTHGVLESASEAERWFYLGGLDSYRLIFNTDYSRPFTPTKQHFRSETVDSQRGEVEWRGGNLYFDQWDYKMQWQPVAAENKKLQTAGQ
- a CDS encoding serine hydrolase, producing the protein MNRFFASATFVCVFAFALLAGCQREPLSHSDAKTYVERVLREEQVPGAAVAIWHQGEPLLVRGFGVTNVESPKAVDGDTLFKLASTTKAFTTAALGLLVEEGKLEWDGRVVDYLPNFRLGDSWISNEFRVVDLLTHRSGLGPGAGDLMLWPQPNTYTRMDVMNGLAHLPVTRSFRADYAYDNLLYIVAGELIAELSGLSYEDFVQQRLLAPMGLQNCYAGPVPSDARDNLADPHRLEDAGLVVDTPNLAGHEPIVLAAAGGMHCSAGDMLTWLRVLLNGGVLANGERLFSEQTRDRLWRPETLMPFSSERAARDGGHFYAYALGWRVQDMHGKKVIHHTGSLSGMYAWAAVVPEEDLALVVLMNRSAGAARQALIYGLLKPYLGAPERDWLAYFQDLYGTPAEAVEPEELTAPVGFTQVPDTELTGLYRDPWFGDIRIFWESGTLRWRALKSPRLTGTLTSASEGVWALHWDDRSLNADAWMIADRSETGALLLTMQAKSRGTDFSYDFHDLRFEKVQRGSRVEAAAGH
- a CDS encoding LD-carboxypeptidase yields the protein MQRRTLIQSMMSAPLLGAAAASVARDSGPLASAGYSSGDSSQKGAGLLRPKRLEAGMTVGLVTPASNAWEDEDIRFAGDVVRSLGFEVKEGKHLYRRTQYLAGPDSARAEDFNEMFADSNVDAVFCLRGGYGTPRILPMLDYGLIRNNPKVLLGYSDITALLNAIYHRSGVMTFHGPIAAQNFTDYTLAEYQKVLVHGERPIPLGAPPPFDSAPGRVENRNRITRFAGGRARGRLIGGNLSLMTSLVGTPFEPDYRGKILFLEDVSEAPYRVDRMLTQLWLAGKLQQVAGIAFGKFTDAETSGNTFSMEHVLRERTASLGVPVVRGLMIGHVEDQTTVPVGAMAELDGDAGTLVLRDSVVS
- a CDS encoding Na+/H+ antiporter NhaC family protein, producing the protein MALLTRQVYLALFAGIWLGFFLLNHDGFFASLAQALDGVLAVLANPGDARVVMFTLVIGAFIITLERSGAVSGFVRFLERSRWVTNGKRAQWMAWLVGIVIFIESNITVLVAGTVSRPLFDRFRIAREKLAYIIDSTSAPVCMLIPLNAWGAFNLGLLDGLGVEDPLKVLLASIPLNLYAIAAVALTAYTISRNYNPGPMADVQARTSGGDLDGIDISESIGEKSHIKPRAINMFLPVLVLIMAMPLSLWVTGDGKIFEGSGSTSVLWASLAALTTVSVMVLLQRSMSLDELSHTWMEGAGRMLPLAIILVLALALGAISKTLGTGQYVAGIVGDTIPLALLPVVIFLVSGVIAFSVGSSWGTFSIMLPIAIPVASALGAEPALFVAAVLSGGIFGDHSSPISDTTIVSSLAAGTEHIEHVRTQIPYALRAGAVSAVGFVVLGYVML